A genomic window from Lycium barbarum isolate Lr01 chromosome 4, ASM1917538v2, whole genome shotgun sequence includes:
- the LOC132635278 gene encoding uncharacterized protein LOC132635278: MGLFRRLSGFLGFSRDEGNIAPSSVDAAAQAQNVPRRGFSVPIQVPVERPQFAPILVPCSLLHGGVQGLRWYAKRLRIDEDGDVADEFLVEILRDTPSSTEEHHRQYPKFELKSTKPAKVTSQVLSAAGKIQHRVEHQGRLEWI; encoded by the exons ATGGGTTTATTTAGGAGACTATCTGGATTTCTAGGGTTTTCTAGAGATGAAGGTAATATAGCACCATCTTCAGTGGATGCAGCTGCTCAAGCTCAAAATGTTCCCCGCAGAGGTTTCAGTGTCCCTATTCAAGTCCCCGTTGAGAGACCACAATTCGCCCCTATCCTTGTTCCTTGTAGTTTACTCCATGGTGGCGTTCAG GGATTGAGATGGTATGCCAAGCGTCTTAGGATAGATGAAGATGGAGATGTTGCAGATGAATTTCTTGTTGAGATCCTTCGAGACACACCCTCAAGCACAGAAGAGCACCACAGGCAATATCCCAAGTTCGAACTGAAGTCTACAAAACCTGCTAAGGTAACAAGCCAGGTACTCTCAGCTGCTGGTAAAATTCAACATCGAGTGGAACATCAAGGCAGATTGGAGTGGATTTGA